The following is a genomic window from Rhododendron vialii isolate Sample 1 chromosome 9a, ASM3025357v1.
aaaagaattttttgggGTCAGGTTTGGGGTTTTTGGGTTTGTGTTTGATCACGTTAAACTACATACATTAGATATCCCCTAAAGAAGAATTAAGCGGCTGTTGGATGTGGGAAAAAAGGGAGAAACGAGTTAATGTTAAGATTATTAAGTTTCTGAATCATTTGAAGATATTTGTACAAAAGTATAACCATTTGAAATATTTCTTTAGTAAATGTTTGTTTTGTTCATGGTAGCGATTTCTGTGGCATGGACTCAGATCAAGAGTCATATCTTCAGAAGCTTAAATTTTAGGATACTGATGAGAGATATGTGTCCAAAAGTTGAGCATGAGTACTGGGAATCATGAACACAAACTTACATTGTGGATTTTACAATCTTCTTAGATCACATTATGATTAATTGGCAGATTTGCATAGCAAATAATCTTGTGAGGATCAAAGGTTTGTACACTTGGTGACTTGGATTAGTAATACTATCAATCAGAACAGTGGTATCTTCGTTTTTTTGATGGTCCCCTTATTTCTGTACTTTACGGAATTGAATCACCCTAGGAAATATCTCTTTGCATGGTCATTAATTTCTGTGGAGACTTGTATATATTTAGTCACTCATATGTGGTACTCTCTCTTTTGAAGGGTTACAGCTAAATTAAGATACTATCCCAAGAATTATGTCCAAGAATTTATGGCAGAGGCAGTGGCATTCTTGCTGAGAAATACAAAGATTGACCAGATTGAAGCTTGTGAGTCTTCACGGTGATCTTATACTTAAATAGTTTATGAATCCCTGGCTAAATGTAATTCCATTGGGGAGCATTGGTTTAGGTCAAAAgaaccaaaagaagaagaagtcgtCGTCTTAAATTAAATAGAATGAAACATCTTACTACAAACTGGTACAGCTATGAAATTAAGAATTCTGGATTTATAGAAACATGATCTGCAACAAAAAAGTATGCTCTTTGGAAGAGTTGTCCGTTCCCTAGAAGGTTTTATTGAGGCTGCTGAGGTGAAGTCAGTGCCTTAGAAATCTACCCTTAATGAAATGATTGTTATCATTTTAAAGACCATAAAGCTCAAAGGCAGGAAATTGGTGATTAGCCGGAATACTCCTGATGACCAAAGACCATAAACCATATGCTACGATGTATGCAATCATATTCGATTGCAATCGTGCTAGCATCCTAGTTTCTTATAAAACCGTTGAACTAGAGTCAAATTAACTTGAATATAATTTTCTGAAGCCGTAAGGCTGACCatgtgaaatttcaaaaaaaaaaattaatcccaTTCATGCCACCCTTTGCGTGTTCCATATTATTTGCCATTAtctaaattattttctttaatttgcttTGCTCTTATTTGCCCTTCTACACATGCTCACACTCTTCTTTGTTGGCCATGGAGTCAGCTTTGCTCACATATCTTGTCTTTAAATTTTATGTGGAAGTATGTCAATGCACAGACAGCATCTGCTGTTAATCTCTGAGTTAAACAGGTATTAGAAGAGTCATGGTTGAAGTTGCAAAGAAGCCACTGGTAGTCAGAAAATCTGGTGTCAGTGCTTTACTATGGTATGTTATGAGAGGAACTTCATCAAAGTTGCATTCAAGAGCTGAGCAAGTGTTGCGATTACTTGTGCGCAGCTCAATACTTGGCATTGGTGATAAATTTGCCCAAGGCAAGCTCTTTTTGTTCACATGTGGTGTTTATACATTTCTATTATATGTTTTAACTTCCTGCTGCatactaaactaattttttccttGTTATTCATTTAATCTCAggattactccctctgtcctgaACTATATATCCAATTCTTGAGAATCGTTTTTGTTAAGGGGCCCAAAGAATTGCTCTTAAGAAGTTCAACGATTCAAAACTACCatggagagttttttttttttttttaattttttaaagtttcacTTGAATTCAAAAAGATGAGGGCAATAATAGAGTTTTATAGGTTTCAGcacttttgacttttcaagATGGACAACGAACAAATGAAGAAGTGGACAgataatttgggacggaggattAGTTGCCAAAATAGTTTTGCTGTATCCATGTTTGATTTGGACgcatttccttattttttttcctgtaaaaGAGTTGTTTTCTAAATCAAGCTTTGGCGGCTGTTCATATTAGGAGCAGTTTACCATGACTAGTCCCAATTCCAATTTTGTTTATTAATATGTTGAAAGTCGTCATTGACTTGCACCTCGGAACGTACATGATTAAAATCATCAAGTTTTATgaattttgccaaaaattgTATTTACTTTGTTCtgaatgctctctctctctctctctctctctctctctctctctctctctctctctctctcggtgtgGTGTGTTTGGGCAGGCTCCCAATCTGTTCTTGAAGTTGTAAGTGCTAGCTTCCAAAGGATATTTGAGGAGCTTGAGCCTACAGTGTTGAATTTGATAAGGGGTTGTTTATATGAGGAAATTAGGGCCGCTTTATCTAGTGGATTATCATTGCACCTCAGTCACCTGTTGTCGCTGCTAATTTCTACCGTTCAGATTGATTATATCTGGAAAACCGAAGGTGGGCTATCAAGTAGTTCTGATTTGTTTGTGCTTTTAATGGTTTTATGGTATGTTGCCTAGATGTTAGTGTGCATATTACACTAAGAATTAATTGTTCTTTTTATATACAGATTACCAATTGATGCTTCAAGTAGCTGGGATGCTAATGCAGAAGGCAGAAGACAAATCTTTTGAAGTTGTTGATAAGCTTCTACAATTGATGCTCTGCATTCTTGATGGGCTCCATTTAGCTGATAACGTCGCAGTTATTTCCATTGTTTCTGTGCAATGGGCTCTTGTATTTAAGTTGAGCAAGTCAAGGTATTGCCTTCATAatggtttttgttttcattccATGGGACTCCCTTCcttgtttatttatttcttcCTGCCGTTTGTAGTCTGTCAGCAATTATTCGGTACTGTCTTTGACATGTATGACTTGGTTTTCAGTTTGCTGACTTTTATCCAACAACTGCTACTAAAAGATCCCCGCATAGTCCATGCATTCAGATGTAATATTATAAggtattttttgtactttttctgCAATGTACCGGATGCTTGTCTAATTTCTCTTCAAAGATACTAATGATCTTGGCCTTTCAAATTTGATTCCAGTGCATTATATGATATTATAGAAACTTCAAAGGAAGAAGTTATTCTTTTGCTACTTATCTTCTGTGAAAGAATGcaagttcaagttcaaagcCCCAGCTTTCTAGATGGAGCATCTAGAGAACAGGTTTCAAGGATTTGCAGTCACTTGCAGGTTGATATTAGCTACTGGATTGAGATTATCTATGAAATTGTGCATGGTGATTCATCAGTCATTCAACTTCAGGAGAGTGAATTGGCTTTGGTGTGGGGAATCATTAGCTATTATCCTTATCTGAAAGACATCCAAGCAAACTCCTTATTACTTGATTTTGTGGATGCACTCGATCAGCTTCTTGTGATTGATGCTGGTAAGTCATGTCATCCTGTTTAACTTAGACACTGACACAACATTCTATGGAGAAGTGAATGTAGTGTGGTAAGCTGTCTCCACTCCCCATGAGCTTATAGATGTGAAATAAATAAGTACCCATTGAGTTGttagctatgaagcaccgacacctctagaggtcgaggtatcgcagtgtcggacacggaGACACCACGGGGACACatacgggacacgccacgtggtgtgtcccataatttaatttgaatttttcatggggacaccgcggggacacggctggggacacggcaggggccaaactgcaatttttttaaaaaatttgggggccaaactgtaattttttttaaaaaaaatttggggccaaattataatatttttaaaatttttgggtgccaaactataattatttatttatttatttatatacacgtggcgtgtcccccgccgtgtccgtgtccccatttttttagaattcccgtgtcccggtgtcggtttcggtgcaTCATAGGTTGTTAGGAATCACCAGCCTTCATTTTTTGATATTGAAAAAGATTTATATTCGTCTTCTatgaacttgttatagttttgagtcaacttttggttattagATCATTTCGACGAGAGAAAAGCGAGAAGTAAAATTTTTGGCTAAAAGCTAAAAAAAGTTCTTTAAAGATGAAAATAAGCCAAAACAGCCagtcttttaagtttttttttttgtctgaacTGGACCTTTTTCAAGTTTGGACCATATATTtctacttttttgattcctctctaGTGACGAATCCATTAATCCATAAAATGTTGACAAAATGTTGAAAAAGGTTCACCAATGACGGAAAAttgtccaaaaaaattcaagaagtTAGTAGCAGCCAGAAAGAGGCTTTAGTAAATCAACCCTTTTGTAGTTTTAGTTTGAATtggcttttgaataattttttttttttttgcgattaAATTAGCTGTTGAGGAATTTTGaaattgcttatgctttgttCGGTTGATGATTTGGGAAAATTTGGAAAggatttttggggtaatgagtggagagtgaaattaggataataattggagatatgggtaatgaatggagagagatagaaaggtTTTTGGgttaatgagtggagagagaaattaggataataattgatgattagagagagagagaaatgagggtaatgattagagagagagagagagagagagagagagagagatttgctaCCTCTACTCAACTCGTTGAAACCCGCCCATTTGCTACCTCTACCCAAAATTTATTGTACGAATAAGTTCGCTAGATGCATTTTGACTTTGGTTTCTTTGTTTCAAGTTTTACTGTATAggccttttatttgttttgtggcTTTAAAACTCTGTTATGTATAGGTCCTGGGATTACTGGTTGAAGTAACGGGGGAAGATTTGAAGGAAGAATATATCAAACGTGTGTTACCAGTAATGACAAGCATTTTTCAGTCGGCTGTCGATGTTTTGAAAAATAGGCAGCTGGGTGTCTCTGTTGAAGCTACAGATTGCTCTTGGAAAGGGGCATACTACTCATTGATTTTGTTGGAGAAGATACTGCATCAATTTCATGGTTTGTGCCTAGCAGGGCATCTTGAGGTATAAACCTATTCATTACATCTGTATGGATGTGCATGGTTGAGTACGTCTGTATTGTATGCTCAAATATTCACAACATGCGAAACATAGTTCTTCAAAGCCTGGTTGAGTGCTCATAAATATGTCAGTTGGGCTGGCATTTTAGAAGGTTTAGTTGGTTGATTATGGTTGTCAAATATTTCAGTGGCATCACCTTATCATGAATCATGAATTATTGGCAAATAAATTGCAGTAGGATGCTCTGgttaattatttttgtgagaaaCAACCATTATGTTAAAGAGAGGCATCAAGGGAATGCTCTGGGTAATTATGAAGCATGTTCCTCCCCAATCAAGCGAGCTTTCATGCTATTCACAATTCTTCTTCTTGTAGCATCAATTCCAAAATCCGTATATTTCTTCTGTCTTTTGAGTTGTTGGGGAGCCTTAACTTGATTTGCCAATTTGTCTCTTTTTCACAACTATCTGGTCTAAAAGCTTAAATTGTAAATGTAATGGATCTAACAGCatgtacataaatatgtatATGGATCTAACggtattcatttatttttctatgattTATCAATTAACAGGATATGTGGGAAACAATTTGTGAGCTTCTGTTGCACCCACATGTATGGTTGCGTGGTGTATTGAACCGCTTGGTGGCCTTTTACTTTGCCTCTGTGTATCAGGCCGACAGAGCGAACCACGAGAAGTCATTAGGAACATtttttctaatgacaccaagtAGGCTTTTTCTCGTAGCTGTTTCTCTCTGCTGCCAACTAAAGGCTCTGCTAATGGATGGTGCAGCCAGCACCTTAATTACACAAAACCTCGCCTCAACGATTTGTGCTCTGCACTCTTTCTTTGTACCAAACGAATTGGTTGGTGGCGACAGTACATGGTCAACCCTAGAACACCATGAGCAAAGTCGTTTCCTTGAAGCTTTCCAGGTTCTTGATTCATTAAAAGGAAGAAGTATGTTTGCATCCCTTACATCTGGTTACGATAATCAAATTGCGGAAGAAAATGGCGATTGTCACTCTTTGCTGGTCTATTACTTGCTCAAGAGAATGGGAAAGATTGCCCTTCAGACGGAGGCTGTTCAGGTGAGCCTGTTCACCTGAGTAGTATTATTACTTTGGTGCCTAATTGAGTGCATTTGTGACAATTTCTGATGTCTTGTCCTACTTATATGCAgatgaaaatcattttcaatgTTTTTGAGTTGATCTCGCCAAAAATCATCAATCCGGTTTCTTCACAAATTGGCGACGTCCGGGGATATGCATATCAACTGTTGTTACCATTGTACAAAGTTTGTGAAGGATATGCTGGGAAAGTTATCTCAGGTGAGTTCTGATTGTGCACCAAGTCTGactgggtgggtgggtgggtgggtgggggtgTGAGATTTGGCCCATTTGGGACCCTCCCGGCTCCTATTGATTCTCTCAAACTCAGCCTCTAAAATAAATTGCTTTTATAATACAAATGACAACCAAGTAGTACTCATTGATGTACTTCTAAATTCAAGCATTTTTTTGGGGTGGGTAAGTTGAAGTttattcggataaaaaaaaaaagttaaagtttattgaaacaAACCCGCGCATTACAGGTgcaaaggggcataccccagatCATTACAAAAAGCAGAACAATTATACCAAGGCATACAAAGCCACTctactgggaaaaaaaaaaaacacattcagCCAGAGACAAAACTAGCTCCTTGGACCAAAAACCCTATGGCTAATAGCCCATTTGCAGCAGATGAGTCGGTTGAGATCAGACCTCCTGATGGACCTCCAAGAGCTAATCAAAGCTCGAACATCATTCTCGATCTTTGCAATTAGCTGGTGCAGAGAAAGGCTTACCCTTTGAAAAATTTGATTGTTTCTCTGTCTCCAAACATGGTACATACAAGCGGAGAGGGAGAGCTTGTATACCAGGTCCTGGAAAGAAATACCTCCGTTATGTAGAGCAGCCCAACCAACTTCATCATTAAGACCCAAAACAGATCTAGTCACACCATTCTTTTGCAAAAAGAAGGCCCAAATTGctgaagaaaaggggaaagcAAAGAACAAATGATCATGGTTTTCAATCCCATGATCACAGAGACAACAGTTAGGATCACAGATAACCCCCCATTGGCATAATCTGTCCCTAGTTGAGAGTCTTCTAAGCATAATCAACCATTGGATTACAGATTATTACATTTTGATGAAATGAATGGTGAGTTCCATCAAACGCGTGCCAGACCTTATAAATTTGAGCTCACCTGTTAGAAAAAGGTGAAGTTTAAGGTGATCCCCGTGCAGTTAAACCATTGTTTGGATTGTAGAAGATATGACAGCTGTAGTATTTGGTAAGAGTTGGTTTTTAGTTAGCTGTGAAGTGCCAGAGTACAAAATTGGCAACATAGGATATGCTATGGGCATATTGAGAAGTTAATGTGTTTTTTCCCCCGGTTGCCTCCcaagaaaaaaaggggggaaaaaccAAAACTAGCCATATAGGATCCacaaaaaaacaagggaaaaacagatgatgaatttgattttaaCTAGCCCTGCAGTTATTCTGTTTGTTCTATAATAATATTTGCACATtcttttatataattttaatatgCTTGATGAATTTGTTTTCTATTATTTCAGATGACATGAAGAAGTTAGCGCAAGAAGCTCTTGAATGTATTAGAGATACATTAGGGATGAATAATTTCGCACCAATTTACACCCGCATCCGAAAAAATCTCAAGGAGAAGAGGGATAGGAGGAAGCACAGGGAAAAGCTGATGCCGGTGGTCAACCCCATGCGAAATGCCAAAAGGAAGCGAAGGATTGCAGATAAGAATCGAGCCAACAATAAACGAAAAGTAGTGACGATGAAGATAATAAAATGGAGGCATtagcaaaatcattttttcacaaTGTTGTGCCTTCATAATCAGTTTGACTAGAAGCCTTACTTTGTTCGTCACTTGGCTACCCCTTTACAGGATTGCCTTCATTTCCTCATTTGGTGTTCTGTGCAGAGATATGTATCATAGGCTTCGGTGTTTCACTTTCCCTCGGAACAGGCAAGTTCATGAAATTTGGCTGAGGATTCTAGTTTTGTAACAGGGTAAATGCAAAATGGCCTCTTTTGCGTGATTTTGATGAAGAGAGATTTCATATGTTTATATAGTTCATGTGCAAAGTTGTGCGGTGTTTGTCTCCCTCCTCAGTGAGGTTTTCTTATCTCCTCTTATATAATGCAAAGTAACACTCAATTTGATATGAATTTGGGTAAAGAACTGAAGgtggattttggaagattttacTCGGATTTCAAATTTGGTTCAGAGTTCAAGGGCTAGAGATGCTCAGATCCTCCCAATTTTTCTCTCCCAACATTGAGGCAATCCAACAGCTCAAAGGCAGCCACAACGATTGATTTTGAGATCCTGGTCcgtaaaatacaaaataaattattttttttgtatcatacaaaattaagtattttGAATTAGTGAATGAGAACTCAATTGACTTGTTACCAAATTAAGTCTTGGTACCATCGGTTCATGTTAACAAACTAGCATCTTGcccatgcctgaaggcacaaCCGAACATAATTAGATTTCAAAATTAAATCAGTTACCTTCTAGTATTTGTCAAATACAATCGGAGTCCATCAACATTTGTACACATTTAATCCACATAATATCAACCTGTTGGAAACACTTAGAAGAAAAATTCTTAAAATGACataccaaaatgaaaaatattcaatcttttatttttcattttgttagtCCCCTATGTTTTTCTCTCTTAACAATGCACTGCCAATCATGACAATTCATGCTCAAAGAATCTAATCCTGCATAGGAATAGCTCTAAAGACCCATTCACATAAGCACGGGGATAGCTCCCAAGCTCCCCATCCAAATTTGGTTCAtaaaatacaatttaaaaaaattgtggaaCCTTTGTCACCAAAAGCTTTTTAGCATATTGAGgacattttttttccacatgTCTCCATCTTCCTATCAAATTGCATCATAATATCATAGTTTCTTAACACAGTCAAACTTtcaatggatatatatatatatatatatatatatatatatatatatatatatatatatatatatatatatatagacagaCAGACACACACGCACACTAAAATCATTGAAGTTAAACATTCATGAAAGTGGTTCTTAACGCAGTATAGATACTTGAGCATTTAGATATTATAGTAGcaccaaaaaagagagtagagaATCTCGTCTCCATATGCTAACCAAGTAATTCATTAGGAGTTCATTAGTGTAAATTAGAGAAAGAGGGGGCATCTCAATTTTATAGTAACTCGAATTATAGGGCACAATCATAGTAACTCGAATTAGGACATCCAAATTTTAAGATCTCTTGTATTATGTTCTTGTACCTTTGGGCTTTAAAATAAACTCACAGAGACAATTTGTCGACACAAGTAGGAGTGTATGTTATTTTTTGGGCCAAATAAAGTAAGGGCTTAATTATTACTAATATAATAGAGGTAGAGGTGGAAATTTTCGACACGACACAAGAACTTGACACGAAGTTAGAGAGTTAGAATCagctgtcacgccctcaattttaaacatgattattaatatctttccataaataaaatcctcacaataacttgtataataccccaaaagagttcatTACTCCCATTCCGCAAATTTCACTTCCAAACCCAATAATATCCGAAAGATTCCATCAATTCCTCAACGGCCCAAATTAGCATATGTACGGAACAAAGGGAAAAGAGTTAAAAGTGTTTACACTATTCCAATATCAAAcgaatttatattaaaattacaattacatcttcaaaaggaGATTTATAAAAGATGATAAAGTAATccttcattgttttttttttttgacaaaagtgagaagattgtattgataaacgctCAGCGGTACTTACAAAACGGaaatcattacaaagaacttggacaaagccaaactaatcgtctaacaaatagaaaacaagtaaatcacaaggcaattgaTGTCTTTTCATCCTAACCCAGACATGACCTGACGTAACAgtgacacttttaaactgcctaacaactaattaggagtctcaaacgagaaaaaatgcaaagttaagaaaaaaatacaccaaatacccagacgatcagatgcactccatccaagtatgaacgcaccaatgaactctCAAGAACTACAAATCTGCTAAGCCGCCACGGATTGCCTCGCCAAAGACATCATGTAGGGATAGAACGCTGAAATATAGATATCGTTGTGAAACAACTTCGATTGAGAGAACCAgatctgtagacaaaattcaTCCGAAGACAAAACTAATAACTCTCGttgaacgagagacaaaactctcacagatcagaCGACAAGTCGTAGATCTGGAGAGacagaataaaaaaaacaaaaaaacaaaaacaaagaaatggagTCGGTAGTACCATGGCCTCCCCCTCCTGCCGCCGCACATGGGTATGGAACCCacggggggaggggaagggagaagatcGAGAAGATGTGGTGGCATGCAAGCACCCCGTGCTACTATCCCTGAGTAGTATCTGACAATAATAAAgagttgagctacactagcctagtagaaAAAATCATActaactttatatatatatatatatatatatatatatatatatacagtcagtctcaaatgagggagtccttattttagttaaaatgcggatctcctcatttctcccattttccgatcgaatttcgataattcgagccgctcaatatgttcagaacgtttttttaagggtacccgcaagaaattggtaaaaaaaaaagaccgggaatggtttcatccgagcagtttttatttgaatcgatcgataaaaaacaaacaaaaactgctcggatgaagcattttccggccattttttttgctgatttcttagTGGTACTtctaaaatcacgttctgaacacattgagcggctcggatcatcgaaattcaatcgggaaagagaggtccatattttattaaaatgaggtggttctTATGGGAGacggactctctctctctctctctctctctctctctctctctcatatatagATAGTTAGGTTCTGGTGAgtgatccctcattttattaaaatgcgggactccccttcccgattgaattttgataatccgagccgctcaaagtgatcaaaacgtgattttaagggtccccgtgagaaattagcaaaaaaaatgacctggaagggcttcatccgagcagttttcattgaacggttcaaaaaaaactgctcggatgacgaccttcccggtcattttttttgctgatttctcgcgaggacccttaaaattatgttctgcacacattgaacggttcgaattttcaaaatttgatcggaaaatgaaagtccagggatccctcacttgaaaattcttcTATATATAGAaatagtcagtctcaaatgagagagtccttattttagttaaaatgcggacctcctcatttctctcatttttcgatcgaacttcgatgatccgagccgctcaatgtgttcagaatgtgattttaagggtacccgcgagaaatcggcaaaaaaaatgaccgggaagggcttcatccgagcagtttttgtttgaaccgttcgataaaaacaaacaaaaactgctcggatgaagccctttccaatcatttttttttgttgatttctcgcgggtacccttaaaatcacgtcctgaacggctcggatcatcaaaattcaatcggtaaaggaaggtccgcattttattaaaatgagatggTCATTACGGGAGACggattgtgtatatatatatatatatatatatatatatatatatatatatatatatatatatatatagatgagaTGATAGATACAAGAAAGAGAGGAAGGCAAGTACCAACACATCAGACGATCCATGATGCTAACTTAGGTCAAGATCATGATATCTCTTATGATAAAGGGCATACGCATAACGTTGAAAATCTAGTATTCATACGGTTACACATTTACTTTGTAATTTCACATTATCCACAATttaatcattttcaatcaacCTTCCATCTCGGCATTACTGTGTTGTGAACAAATGCTCAAGCAATGTCAATGTATCGTGAGCGAATGCTCTAGCAATATCAATGAATCACGAACAAATGCTCTAACCATCTTAGTGTATCGTGAGCGAATGCTCCTGCCGGGCGTTTtgggacccgcttcccctgccTTAGCACC
Proteins encoded in this region:
- the LOC131302033 gene encoding uncharacterized protein LOC131302033, which encodes MLQVAGMLMQKAEDKSFEVVDKLLQLMLCILDGLHLADNVAVISIVSVQWALVFKLSKSSLLTFIQQLLLKDPRIVHAFRCNIISALYDIIETSKEEVILLLLIFCERMQVQVQSPSFLDGASREQVSRICSHLQVDISYWIEIIYEIVHGDSSVIQLQESELALVWGIISYYPYLKDIQANSLLLDFVDALDQLLVIDAGKSCHPV
- the LOC131302032 gene encoding uncharacterized protein LOC131302032 → MTSIFQSAVDVLKNRQLGVSVEATDCSWKGAYYSLILLEKILHQFHGLCLAGHLEDMWETICELLLHPHVWLRGVLNRLVAFYFASVYQADRANHEKSLGTFFLMTPSRLFLVAVSLCCQLKALLMDGAASTLITQNLASTICALHSFFVPNELVGGDSTWSTLEHHEQSRFLEAFQVLDSLKGRSMFASLTSGYDNQIAEENGDCHSLLVYYLLKRMGKIALQTEAVQMKIIFNVFELISPKIINPVSSQIGDVRGYAYQLLLPLYKVCEGYAGKVISDDMKKLAQEALECIRDTLGMNNFAPIYTRIRKNLKEKRDRRKHREKLMPVVNPMRNAKRKRRIADKNRANNKRKVVTMKIIKWRH